The Saccharopolyspora gloriosae genome window below encodes:
- the rpsG gene encoding 30S ribosomal protein S7, whose amino-acid sequence MPRKGPAPKRPLNADPVYASPLVTQLVNKVLVDGKRSLAEKIVYAALEGAREKNSTDPVVTLKRALDNVKPTLEVRSRRVGGATYQVPIEVRAGRSTTLALRWLVTYSRQRREKTMVERLMNELLDASNGLGASVKKREDTHKMAESNKAFAHYRW is encoded by the coding sequence ATGCCCCGCAAGGGTCCGGCCCCGAAGCGGCCGCTCAACGCCGATCCCGTGTACGCCTCGCCGCTGGTCACCCAGCTGGTGAACAAGGTCCTCGTCGACGGCAAGCGCTCGTTGGCCGAGAAGATCGTGTACGCGGCGCTCGAAGGTGCGCGGGAGAAGAACAGCACCGACCCGGTGGTCACGCTCAAGCGCGCGCTGGACAACGTGAAGCCGACCCTGGAGGTCCGCAGCCGCCGTGTCGGTGGCGCGACCTACCAGGTGCCGATCGAGGTCCGCGCCGGTCGCTCCACCACGCTGGCGCTGCGCTGGCTCGTGACCTACTCGCGGCAGCGCCGCGAGAAGACCATGGTCGAGCGCCTGATGAACGAACTGCTCGACGCCAGCAACGGCCTCGGCGCGAGCGTCAAGAAGCGCGAAGACACGCACAAGATGGCGGAGTCCAACAAGGCCTTCGCGCACTACCGCTGGTGA